A region from the Sandaracinus amylolyticus genome encodes:
- a CDS encoding Bax inhibitor-1 family protein — protein sequence MQQSFDGYAGGFTAAQASVEDRAGFIFRTYVHLVGAIFAFVFLEAALFMTGIAQMVSETILGTGRFGWLAVLGGFIAVSWIADRWARSDAGQAMQYAGLGLYVVAEAVIFMPLLYIATLIDPSAIPTAGLVTLVLFGGLTGIVFLTRHDFSFLRGILGVAALGAFGVIICSALFGFTLGVLFSGAMVVLAGGYILYYTSNVLHHYRVDQHVAAALALFSSVALLFWYVLRIFLASRR from the coding sequence ATGCAACAGAGCTTCGACGGTTACGCAGGTGGGTTCACGGCGGCGCAGGCGTCCGTCGAGGATCGCGCAGGGTTCATCTTCCGCACGTACGTGCACCTCGTCGGCGCGATCTTCGCGTTCGTGTTCCTCGAGGCCGCGCTGTTCATGACGGGCATCGCGCAGATGGTCTCGGAGACCATCCTGGGCACCGGCCGCTTCGGCTGGCTCGCGGTGCTCGGCGGCTTCATCGCGGTGAGCTGGATCGCCGACCGCTGGGCCCGCAGCGACGCCGGGCAGGCGATGCAGTACGCGGGGCTCGGCCTCTACGTCGTCGCGGAGGCAGTGATCTTCATGCCGCTTCTCTACATCGCGACGCTCATCGATCCCTCGGCGATCCCGACCGCGGGCCTCGTGACGCTCGTGCTCTTCGGCGGGCTCACCGGCATCGTGTTCCTCACGCGCCACGACTTCTCGTTCCTGCGCGGAATCCTCGGCGTCGCGGCGCTCGGCGCGTTCGGCGTGATCATCTGCAGCGCGCTCTTCGGGTTCACGCTCGGCGTGCTCTTCTCGGGCGCGATGGTCGTGCTCGCGGGCGGCTACATCCTCTACTACACGTCGAACGTGCTGCATCACTACCGCGTCGATCAGCACGTCGCGGCGGCGCTGGCGCTCTTCTCGTCGGTGGCGCTGCTCTTCTGGTACGTGCTCCGGATCTTCCTCGCCTCGCGGCGCTGA
- a CDS encoding alpha/beta hydrolase family protein: protein MKWLILLACVAVVGCGSPSGDPPDASVERDAGPVEVGDPLTWALDEAGPFRVGYQRFEHTYRPDGLDADRTIAVHVWYPTLDTSGAPAMYGGLVRDRDVLTDATPAEPAHASGRYPVHVYSHGHRGFAGVSAFLHRRLASHGWITIAPDHTGNTLLDNVDPRPVALYYLRSLDVRAAVDAFVARDELDADTDHLLLSGHSFGTHTAWASAGATFDVDRIESESCTTETPCTEEQLDVFRAGVRDPRIVAAVPMAGIVSSDWFGETGHTTVSIPLLAMTGSADANTMSGAEVQFERASALADFTWIDVEGACHEFFGLGCDDPAGEQERVVATYVLALGRRHVLGDQSVTAVLEGTSAVSDRVTLRRGE from the coding sequence GTGAAGTGGCTTATCCTCTTGGCGTGCGTCGCGGTCGTCGGGTGTGGGAGCCCCTCGGGTGACCCACCCGACGCCAGCGTCGAGCGCGACGCCGGGCCCGTCGAGGTCGGCGACCCGCTCACCTGGGCGCTCGACGAGGCGGGCCCGTTCCGCGTCGGCTACCAGCGCTTCGAGCACACGTATCGTCCGGACGGCCTCGACGCCGACCGCACCATCGCGGTGCACGTCTGGTACCCCACGCTCGACACCAGCGGCGCGCCCGCGATGTACGGCGGCCTCGTGCGCGACCGCGACGTGCTCACCGACGCGACGCCCGCCGAGCCTGCGCACGCGTCGGGCCGCTACCCGGTGCACGTCTACTCGCACGGCCACCGCGGCTTCGCGGGGGTCAGCGCGTTCCTGCACCGTCGGCTCGCGTCGCACGGGTGGATCACGATCGCGCCCGATCACACCGGCAACACGCTGCTCGACAACGTCGATCCCCGGCCCGTCGCGCTCTACTACCTGCGCTCGCTCGACGTGCGCGCCGCGGTCGACGCGTTCGTCGCGCGCGACGAGCTCGACGCCGACACCGATCACCTGCTGCTCAGCGGGCACAGCTTCGGCACGCACACCGCGTGGGCGAGCGCGGGCGCGACGTTCGACGTCGATCGCATCGAGAGCGAGAGCTGCACGACCGAGACGCCGTGCACCGAGGAGCAGCTCGACGTGTTCCGCGCCGGCGTGCGCGACCCGCGCATCGTCGCCGCGGTGCCGATGGCGGGCATCGTGTCGAGCGACTGGTTCGGCGAGACCGGCCACACGACGGTCTCGATCCCGCTGCTCGCGATGACGGGCAGCGCCGACGCGAACACGATGTCGGGCGCCGAGGTGCAATTCGAGCGCGCGAGCGCGCTCGCGGACTTCACGTGGATCGACGTCGAGGGGGCGTGCCACGAGTTCTTCGGGCTCGGGTGCGACGATCCGGCGGGCGAGCAGGAGCGCGTCGTCGCGACGTACGTGCTCGCGCTCGGTCGACGTCACGTGCTCGGCGATCAGAGCGTCACGGCGGTGCTCGAGGGGACGAGCGCGGTGTCGGACCGCGTGACGCTGCGACGGGGGGAGTGA
- a CDS encoding DUF1592 domain-containing protein, translating to MQRLDWRKSALVALAVLAMGCAGDDELEPAGPSRSFVQPFDPGPRVMQRLTRAQYVNAVRDLFGEDVVVVASALEPDAVRDGFFAIGAAQTSVSSRGVEQYERAAYQIASQVLAPERRERIVSCAPSAAADETCAREVLAPLAQRAWRRPVIDEELTALVGVAVEAATVLEDFHAGLEYALAAILQSPDFLYRPQTGVIDEGDPSRGTLDAYELATRLSFFFWNTIPDDALLAAAQSGALDDPEGLDAEIDRLLESPRARAGIRAFADDWLQLGALEDLSKDPMVFTAASPDLGPAAREGTLRTIEHFVFDLDGDYRDLMTTRETFVDRRLAALYVVRAPASEGFGLVELPESSARRGLLGQASILAMWAHPVSTSPTLRGRFVREALLCQQVLPPPVGVDTAIPEPSADARTLRERLASHRENEFCAGCHAQLDPIGLGLEQFDGVGRFRTRDEDVPIDASGELDGVAFADASELALALRGHPALVPCFVDRMMTYAGGHVLTDGEDAAHQALTIELAREGYRVRGLMRAIARHPFFRGVSMVSEEGTP from the coding sequence ATGCAGCGCCTGGACTGGAGGAAGAGCGCGCTGGTCGCGCTCGCGGTGCTCGCGATGGGATGCGCAGGCGACGACGAGCTGGAGCCCGCGGGGCCCTCGCGCTCGTTCGTGCAGCCGTTCGACCCAGGGCCGCGCGTGATGCAGCGCCTCACGCGCGCGCAGTACGTCAACGCGGTGCGCGATCTCTTCGGCGAGGACGTCGTCGTGGTCGCGAGCGCGCTCGAGCCGGACGCGGTGCGCGACGGCTTCTTCGCGATCGGTGCGGCGCAGACGAGCGTCTCGTCGCGCGGCGTCGAGCAGTACGAGCGCGCTGCGTACCAGATCGCCTCGCAGGTCCTCGCGCCCGAGCGACGCGAGCGCATCGTGTCGTGCGCGCCGAGCGCGGCAGCCGACGAGACGTGCGCGCGCGAAGTGCTCGCACCGCTCGCGCAGCGCGCGTGGCGTCGTCCGGTGATCGACGAAGAGCTCACTGCGCTGGTCGGCGTCGCCGTCGAGGCCGCGACGGTGCTCGAGGACTTCCACGCCGGCCTCGAGTACGCGCTCGCGGCGATCCTCCAGTCGCCCGACTTCCTCTATCGACCGCAGACCGGCGTGATCGACGAGGGGGACCCGTCGCGCGGAACGCTCGACGCGTACGAGCTCGCGACACGCCTCTCGTTCTTCTTCTGGAACACGATCCCCGACGACGCGCTGCTCGCCGCCGCGCAGTCGGGCGCGCTCGACGATCCCGAAGGGCTCGACGCGGAGATCGATCGCCTGCTCGAGTCGCCGCGTGCGCGCGCGGGCATCCGCGCGTTCGCCGACGACTGGCTGCAGCTCGGCGCGCTCGAGGATCTCTCGAAGGACCCGATGGTGTTCACCGCAGCGAGCCCGGATCTCGGTCCCGCCGCGCGCGAAGGAACGCTCCGCACGATCGAGCACTTCGTCTTCGATCTCGACGGCGACTACCGCGACCTCATGACGACGCGCGAGACCTTCGTCGATCGTCGCCTCGCCGCGCTCTACGTGGTGCGCGCGCCGGCGAGCGAAGGCTTCGGCCTCGTCGAGCTCCCCGAGAGCTCGGCGCGTCGCGGCTTGCTCGGACAGGCGAGCATCCTCGCGATGTGGGCGCATCCGGTCTCGACCTCGCCCACGCTGCGCGGCCGCTTCGTCCGCGAGGCGCTGCTCTGTCAGCAGGTGCTGCCGCCGCCGGTCGGGGTGGACACCGCGATCCCCGAGCCTTCGGCCGACGCGCGCACGCTGCGCGAGCGCCTCGCCTCGCATCGCGAGAACGAGTTCTGCGCGGGCTGTCACGCGCAGCTCGATCCGATCGGCCTCGGCCTCGAGCAGTTCGACGGAGTCGGTCGCTTCCGCACGCGCGACGAGGACGTGCCGATCGACGCGAGCGGCGAGCTCGACGGAGTCGCCTTCGCCGATGCGTCGGAGCTCGCGCTCGCGCTGCGCGGCCATCCCGCGCTCGTGCCCTGCTTCGTCGATCGCATGATGACGTACGCGGGCGGCCACGTGCTCACCGATGGCGAGGACGCCGCGCACCAGGCGCTCACGATCGAGCTCGCGCGCGAGGGCTATCGCGTGCGCGGCCTGATGCGCGCGATCGCGCGCCACCCGTTCTTCCGTGGGGTCTCGATGGTCAGCGAGGAGGGCACGCCGTGA